One Streptococcus sp. VT 162 genomic window, GGCGGTTGAAATTGCGTCAGCCATTCGTTTGGCAGATGATGCAGAAAATCTAGATTTAAAACAATATAAATAAGATGAACGAAATTCAAAACAATCAGTGGATTGCCCACTACCGGACGGACCAACCGCATTTTGGTTTGGAACGAATGGTGGAACTCCTAGCTCTGCGAGGCAATCCCCATCTCAAACTTAAGGTCATCCATATCGGCGGGACCAATGGTAAGGGGTCTACCATTGCTTTTTTGAAAAAGATGCTGGAAAAGCTAGGTCTAAGAGTTGGTGTGTTCAGCTCGCCCTATCTCATTCATTATACGGATCAGATTAGCATCAATGGGGAATCTATTCCCGAGGCTAGGCTAGAAGCCCTCATGGCAGACTATCAGTCTTTGCTTGAAGGGGAATCTGCTGACAATTTGCAGGGAACAACCGAGTTTGAGATTATCACAGCTCTAGCTTATGATTACTTTGCCTCAGAGCAAGTAGATGTGGCCATCATGGAAGTGGGCATGGGTGGTCTTTTGGATAGTACCAATGTCTGCCAGCCGATTTTAACAGGAATTACGACCATTGGACTGGATCATGTAGCCCTACTTGGTGACACCTTGGAAGCTATAGCAGAGCAGAAGGCTGGTATTATCAAACAAGGTATTCCCTTGGTGACAGGTCATATTGTTCCTGAAGCCTTGACTGTGATAGACTCTATTGCAGAAGATAAAAATGCATCGAGACTTGCCTATGGGAAAGATTATCAGGTTCGTCACCAAGAAAGTGTGGTAACGGGTGAAATATTTGATTATACCAGTTCTCTCAGACAAGGTCTCTTTCAGACTGGTTTGCTTGGTTTGCACCAGATAGAAAATGCGGGGATGGCCATAGCTTTACTTGATACTTTTTGTCAAGAAGATGGGCGGGAGTTGGCAAGTAATGACTTAATTGCTCAAGCTTTGAAAGAGACCAGATGGCCAGGGCGTTTGGAGGTCGTGTCTAGCGACCCCTTGATGATTTTGGATGGGGCCCACAATCCCCATGCTATCAAGGCTTTATTAGCAACCTTGCAAGAACGCTTTGCGGATTATCATAAGGAAATCCTCTTTACTTGTATCAAGACCAAGGCCTTGGAGGATATGCTGGATTTGCTAGAGACGGTGCCAGATAGCCAATTGACTTTAACCCATTTTGACGATAGTCGGGCGACGGATGAAAGCGTGCTGAAAGAGACAGCCAAGTCTAGAAATCTCAATTACCAAATTTGGCAGGATTTTCTAGAGCAGAAATTGACAGATAAAAATGAAGAGAAACAAACAGTTAGGATTGTCACAGGTTCCTTGTATTTCTTGAGCCAAGTGAGAGCCTATCTGATGGAGAGGAAGAACGAGAATGGATACACAAAAGATTGAAACGGCTGTAAAAATGATTATTGAGGCTGTTGGTGAGGACGCTAACCGCGAGGGCTTGCAGGAAACACCTGCTCGTGTAGCTCGTATGTACCAAGAGATTTTTTCAGGTCTTGGCCAAACTGCTGAGGAACACCTGTCAAAATCCTTTGAGATTATCGACGATAATATGGTTGTAGAAAAGGATATCTTTTTCCACACTATGTGTGAGCACCACTTTTTGCCCTTTTATGGGAGAGCGCACATTGCCTACATTCCAGATGGTCGGGTGGCAGGCTTGTCCAAGCTTGCCCGTACGGTTGAAATTTATTCTAAAAAACCACAGATTCAAGAACGGTTAAATATTGAAGTGGCCGATGCCTTGATGGATTATCTGGGGGCTAAAGGAGCCTTTGTTGTCATTGAGGCCGAGCATATGTGTATGAGCATGCGTGGTGTCAGAAAACCAGGTACTGCGACTTTGACGACAGTAGCGCGAGGTGTATTTGAAACAGATAAAGACCTCCGAGACCAGGCTTATCGTTTAATGGGACTATAATACTCTTCGAAAATCAAATTCAAACCACGTCAGCTTCCATCTGCAACCTCAAAACGGTGTTTTGAGCAGCCTGCGGCTAGCTTCCTAGTTTGCACTTTGATTTTCATTGAGTATAAAAAGAATCCGCTTCATGCGGATTTTTCTAGAAAGGACTAGTTATGGATCAACTGCAGATTAAAGATTTGGAAATTTTTGCCTATCATGGTCTTTTTCCAAGTGAGAAAGAATTGGGGCAGAAGTTTGTTATTTCCGCAAGCTTATCCTATGATATGACCAAGGCGGCGACAGACTTGGATTTAACAGCATCTATCCATTACGGAGAACTGTGTCAGCAGTGGACGACTTGGTTTCAGGAAACCGCTGAGGACTTGATTGAAACGGTAGCCTACAAACTAGTTGAACGTACCTTTGAGACCTATCCTCTTGTCCAAGAGATTGAGTTGGAACTAAAAAAACCGTGGGCTCCAGTGCATTTACCATTGGATACCTGCTCGGTGACCATTCACCGTCGTAAGCAACGGGCCTTTATCGCCCTAGGAAGTAACATGGGAGATAAGCAAGCAAACTTGGAAAAAGCCATTGACAACCTGCGAGCTCGTGGCATCCATATTCTCAAAGAGTCCAGTGTTTTGACGACGGAGCCTTGGGGTGGTGTGGAGCAGGATAGCTTTGCCAATCAGGTGATTGAAGTAGAAACCTGGTTACCAGCATCAGTCTTGTTAGAAACATTATTAGCTATTGAGTCAGAAATGGGACGGGTTCGAGAGGTGCATTGGGGGCCTCGTTTGATTGATTTGGACCTACTCTTTGTGGAGGACCAGATCATTTACACAGACGAGCTCATCTTGCCTCATCCTTATATAGCAGAACGCCTCTTTGTTCTTGAGCCGTTAGTGGAAATAGCTCCCCATTTTATCCATCCGATCCTAAAGCAACCAATTCGTTATTTGGTTGACCAGTTGGAGCAAGGAAATGCCTAAGCTTTCCGAGACCTATAGTAAGTGGAAGAGTATCGGGGAGGGACTACTTGCTATTGTTTTAGGGCTTCTCTTGATCCGATTTGGACAAGTTATTCCGCGAATGGGGTACCAGTTGCTGATGGGCTACTTTTCCTTATCAGCAGTTTGGCACTTGTTGACTCGCTGGTTTCAGGATAAAAAACGTCGGGAAAATATTTTTGTAACCTTGGGCAAGCTGGTGGTTGCGGCTCTGGTGTTTGACTCTATCATTTTGCAAGACCTTGCCCTCTATCTCTTGGTCTTTATCATTGCGAGCTACCAGCTGTTTACGGGCATCATTAGTCTTGTGACCTGGTCTCTCTATCGAAAAAATGCTATTCATCCTCGGCTCCATCATCTCTTCGATGCTGTATGGATGATAGGATTCGGTCTTTATAGCATCTCTCCTTTTCACGATGCAGCGAATTTTGAATTGCTCTTGCTTGGGTTTTACTTGCTCATGCTAGGAGCCAGTAGCCTCCGGGATGGTTTCTTTTTTGAAAGGATAGAAAACAATCCCAAGCTGAAACGACGAATGCGAATGACCTTGCCGATCTTTGTGACAGCTCTTATTCCTATTAGTACCTTGCGAAAACTAAATGAGTGGCTGGCAAATCATGAAAGTCAAGAAGGGGAAGTTCATTCAGAAAGAAAAAATGACCAGACGGTTGATCTGGAAATTTTTATCCATACCTCAGAAACATCTTTCTTCCTCGCCATGGGACATGTGGATATTTGTTATCAAGGGAAGGTTATTTCCTATGGTTCCTATGATCCCCACTCGGAGCGTCTATTCGGCATGGTTGGAGACGGCGTTTTGTTTAAGGCCAATCGGGAAAAATACATCGAGCTCTGTAAGAGGGAAAGTCAGAAGACCTTGTTTGCTTATGGTCTGAGTTTGACGGACCAACAGAAAACAGCTATCCAAGCTCGCCTAGCAGAGATAGAAGATCTGTTAATTCCTTGGGAACCAAGTTCGCAGTTGATGAAAAGAAGAGAGGGAGAGGTCAAGCATACCTACTCCTACCAACTGAAAGAGGAAGCAGATGCGACCCTCTATAAATTCAGCTCATCCGAGTTTAAGACCTACTTTGTTCTCAGTACCAATTGTGTTCTGCTAGCAGACTCTATCGTGGGAAAAGCTGGAACTGATATATTGAGTCCCCAAGGTTTCATTGTGCCAGGGACTTATCAGGATTACCTTGATTTAGAGTATACAAAACCCAATGGTCTAGTTGTTAGTCGATCCATTTATTAGAAAAAAACTCTAGTTCCTCAGCAGTTTGCGCCGAGAAGCTAGAGTTTTTAAAATAGGTCATTTTCTTCTGGAAGGAGGATGGTTTCTCTGCCGTCTAGGTCTAAAACAAGGACCCTAGGCGGGTAAAGCGGATCGAAAGGATGATTGAAATCAAAATCGATGCTAGTCGGAAGGTGCTGACTAGAAAAATGGAAGGTGATGGTCCCCTTATTGTTGAGCAGTTGAAACTCAAGTTCTTCTTCTAGTTCAAAGACATTTTTCAGGAAATGATCGATAATATACCATAAAGAGTCAATGACATCGTCAGGCAGGCTGGTCACGACACCAAAACTAGCGGAACGTCTCTGTGTATTTGTAAAAGCCATGTTTTCATCCCCCTTTTATTTTCCTTATCATACAGCAAAATGTCTTAAAAATCAAGAAATCGTAATTGCTTTTTCAAAATGGGAATAAACTGTGAAATTTTTTCAAAGTTTCTCTAAAAAATACTTGAAAGTGTTTACAATAAGTGATAAAATGGAGTAAGTAGATGCGTGAAAGCGAAATTTTCATTATAGAAAGGAAACGGAATGAACACAGATGATACAGTAACGATTTATGACGTTGCTCGTGAAGCAGGAGTTTCAATGGCAACAGTTAGCCGTGTCGTTAATGGCAACAAGAATGTTAAAGAGAACACTCGAAAAAAAGTCCTCGAAGTGATTGAACGCTTGGACTATCGTCCAAATGCGGTCGCTCGTGGTTTGGCTAGTAAGAAAACAACGACAGTCGGAGTTGTGATTCCTAACATTACCAATGGTTATTTCTCAACGCTTGCTAAGGGGATTGACGACATTGCTGAAATGTACAAGTATAACATTGTCCTTGCAAATAGTGATGAGGATGATGAAAAGGAAGTTTCAGTGGTTAACACTCTCTTTTCAAAACAAGTCGATGGGATTATCTTTATGGGCTATCACTTGACTGAAAAGATTCGTTCAGAGTTTTCTCGTTCACGGACACCGGTTGTTCTTGCTGGTACTGTGGATGTCGAACACCAACTTCCAAGTGTCAATATCGACTACAAACAAGCAACGATTGATGCTGTGAGTTACCTTCTCAAAGAAAATGAGAAAATTGCTTTTGTGAGTGGACCACTCGTCGATGATATCAATGGCAAGGTTCGTTTGATCGGTTACAAGGAAGCCTTGAAAAAAGCAGGACATTCTTATAGCGAGGGATTGGTCTTTGAATCAAAATACAGCTATGACGATGGTTATGCCTTGGCAGAACGCTTGATTTCATCACAAGCTACAGCCGCAGTTGTAACAGGTGATGAATTGGCAGCAGGTGTGTTGAATGGTTTGGCTGACCATGGCGTATCTGTGCCGGAAGAGTTTGAAATCATTACGACAGATGACTCTCAGATTGCACGATTCACTCGTCCAAACTTGACGACAGTTGCCCAACCTCTTTATGATCTAGGTGCTATCAGCATGCGTATGTTGACTAAGATTATGCATAAGGAAGAGTTGGAAGAACGTGAAGTTCTCTTGCCTCATGGTTTGACAGAGCGCCGCTCTACACGAAAACGTAAATAGTAAAAATAGGAAATCGTGAAGATTTCCTATTTTTGCGTTCTAGAGAAGAGGTTTAGCCTTCCATATAGTCTTTCAAAGCCTGTCCTTTTAGTCTAGCATTGAGGGCAATTAATAATTTGAGGCGCGCTTTTTGAGCGTTGAGTTCTTTGACAAAGAAAACACCAACTCGTTGCAACTGCACTCCTCCACCTTGGTAGGCGTAGACAGGTTCAGCAATGCCATTAAAGCATCGTGAGACCAAGGCGACTGGAATTCCTTTTTGGAGGAGATTTTCCAACTTTTGAGCTGTTTCTTTGGGAACATTGCCTGCTCCGAAGGCCTGAATAACTAAGCCATCCAGCTGTTCCAAGTCTAACATATCAATCAGCTCGTCTGTCATACCGGCATAGGCTGAGATGATGGGAACCAGACCTTGAATATGCTCAAGATCAAACCGGACACGAGGTTCAGCTGTTTTGAAGTAGAGGATTTCTTGCTTCATGATAAGACCAAGTGGTCCATGTGTTGGGGTTTGAAAGGTGCTGACGTTGGTCGTATGAGTTTTGGTAACATACTTGGCTGCGTGGATCTCGTCGTTCATGACGACCAGTACACCCTTGTCGGCTGCTTTGTCATCGCTGGCAACTCGCAAAGCGCTCAGATAGTTATATACACCGTCGCTACCAAGTTCGTTTGAACTACGCATGGCCCCTGTTAGAACGATGGGGATGGGCGGAATTTTCATGGTATCAAGGAAGTAGGCTGTTTCTTCTAAGGTATCTGTACCATGTGTGATGACAACTCCATCATAGTTATCAGCTTCCTCTTTAATCTTATGATAGAGTGCAAGCATATGCTTGGGTTTGATATGAGGGCTTGGCAGATTAAAAAAGTCTAGGGCATGAACCTCAATCCCTTCAAGCGGATTGGAAACATGGTTCATGGGATTGTCCTGGCTAGTTACAACGGCACCAGTGGCGTCTGCTTGCATGGAAATAGTCCCACCTGTATGTAAAACAAGGATTTTCTTAGGCATGATTTAGTCACTCTTTCTGAAATGTGGTATAATCATTGTAACACAAAAGGGGAGAATGGGATAGGATGGAAGTCAAAGCTGTTTTTTTTGATATCGATGGAACGCTAGTCAACGATCGCAAGAGTGTTTTGAAATCCACTAAGGACGCGATTAAGATTGTCAAAGAGCAAGGAGTGCTTGTTGGAGTAGCGACAGGACGAGGGCCGTTTTTTGTCAAGGAATTGATGGAAGACTTGGACTTGGATTTTGCGGTGACCTACAATGGCCAATACATTTTTAATAAAGAAAAGGTACTCTTTGCAAGTCCGATTGCTAAGTCAAGCCTGCGTCAACTGATTGCTTACGCTAAAAAGGAGCGTAAAGAAATCGCTCTTGGAACCGAGCATGCCGTTGTTGGTTCGAAAATTATGTCATTTGGTCTCGGCTCCTTTTCCCAGCTGGTTAGTCGTTTTATTCCGACTGTTCTGACAAGAACCGTTAGCCGTTCCTTTAATCGAATGGTCAGCAAGGCAGTTCCTCAAAAGGAAGACGACTTGCTTAACTTG contains:
- a CDS encoding dihydrofolate synthase codes for the protein MNEIQNNQWIAHYRTDQPHFGLERMVELLALRGNPHLKLKVIHIGGTNGKGSTIAFLKKMLEKLGLRVGVFSSPYLIHYTDQISINGESIPEARLEALMADYQSLLEGESADNLQGTTEFEIITALAYDYFASEQVDVAIMEVGMGGLLDSTNVCQPILTGITTIGLDHVALLGDTLEAIAEQKAGIIKQGIPLVTGHIVPEALTVIDSIAEDKNASRLAYGKDYQVRHQESVVTGEIFDYTSSLRQGLFQTGLLGLHQIENAGMAIALLDTFCQEDGRELASNDLIAQALKETRWPGRLEVVSSDPLMILDGAHNPHAIKALLATLQERFADYHKEILFTCIKTKALEDMLDLLETVPDSQLTLTHFDDSRATDESVLKETAKSRNLNYQIWQDFLEQKLTDKNEEKQTVRIVTGSLYFLSQVRAYLMERKNENGYTKD
- a CDS encoding GTP cyclohydrolase, yielding MDTQKIETAVKMIIEAVGEDANREGLQETPARVARMYQEIFSGLGQTAEEHLSKSFEIIDDNMVVEKDIFFHTMCEHHFLPFYGRAHIAYIPDGRVAGLSKLARTVEIYSKKPQIQERLNIEVADALMDYLGAKGAFVVIEAEHMCMSMRGVRKPGTATLTTVARGVFETDKDLRDQAYRLMGL
- a CDS encoding 2-amino-4-hydroxy-6-hydroxymethyldihydropteridine pyrophosphokinase produces the protein MDQLQIKDLEIFAYHGLFPSEKELGQKFVISASLSYDMTKAATDLDLTASIHYGELCQQWTTWFQETAEDLIETVAYKLVERTFETYPLVQEIELELKKPWAPVHLPLDTCSVTIHRRKQRAFIALGSNMGDKQANLEKAIDNLRARGIHILKESSVLTTEPWGGVEQDSFANQVIEVETWLPASVLLETLLAIESEMGRVREVHWGPRLIDLDLLFVEDQIIYTDELILPHPYIAERLFVLEPLVEIAPHFIHPILKQPIRYLVDQLEQGNA
- a CDS encoding membrane protein, giving the protein MPKLSETYSKWKSIGEGLLAIVLGLLLIRFGQVIPRMGYQLLMGYFSLSAVWHLLTRWFQDKKRRENIFVTLGKLVVAALVFDSIILQDLALYLLVFIIASYQLFTGIISLVTWSLYRKNAIHPRLHHLFDAVWMIGFGLYSISPFHDAANFELLLLGFYLLMLGASSLRDGFFFERIENNPKLKRRMRMTLPIFVTALIPISTLRKLNEWLANHESQEGEVHSERKNDQTVDLEIFIHTSETSFFLAMGHVDICYQGKVISYGSYDPHSERLFGMVGDGVLFKANREKYIELCKRESQKTLFAYGLSLTDQQKTAIQARLAEIEDLLIPWEPSSQLMKRREGEVKHTYSYQLKEEADATLYKFSSSEFKTYFVLSTNCVLLADSIVGKAGTDILSPQGFIVPGTYQDYLDLEYTKPNGLVVSRSIY
- a CDS encoding GTP cyclohydrolase, with amino-acid sequence MAFTNTQRRSASFGVVTSLPDDVIDSLWYIIDHFLKNVFELEEELEFQLLNNKGTITFHFSSQHLPTSIDFDFNHPFDPLYPPRVLVLDLDGRETILLPEENDLF
- a CDS encoding catabolite control protein A, encoding MNTDDTVTIYDVAREAGVSMATVSRVVNGNKNVKENTRKKVLEVIERLDYRPNAVARGLASKKTTTVGVVIPNITNGYFSTLAKGIDDIAEMYKYNIVLANSDEDDEKEVSVVNTLFSKQVDGIIFMGYHLTEKIRSEFSRSRTPVVLAGTVDVEHQLPSVNIDYKQATIDAVSYLLKENEKIAFVSGPLVDDINGKVRLIGYKEALKKAGHSYSEGLVFESKYSYDDGYALAERLISSQATAAVVTGDELAAGVLNGLADHGVSVPEEFEIITTDDSQIARFTRPNLTTVAQPLYDLGAISMRMLTKIMHKEELEEREVLLPHGLTERRSTRKRK
- a CDS encoding asparaginase, whose protein sequence is MPKKILVLHTGGTISMQADATGAVVTSQDNPMNHVSNPLEGIEVHALDFFNLPSPHIKPKHMLALYHKIKEEADNYDGVVITHGTDTLEETAYFLDTMKIPPIPIVLTGAMRSSNELGSDGVYNYLSALRVASDDKAADKGVLVVMNDEIHAAKYVTKTHTTNVSTFQTPTHGPLGLIMKQEILYFKTAEPRVRFDLEHIQGLVPIISAYAGMTDELIDMLDLEQLDGLVIQAFGAGNVPKETAQKLENLLQKGIPVALVSRCFNGIAEPVYAYQGGGVQLQRVGVFFVKELNAQKARLKLLIALNARLKGQALKDYMEG